A single region of the Streptomyces caelestis genome encodes:
- a CDS encoding PP2C family protein-serine/threonine phosphatase encodes MNRLVTAERALRSAAPHQLLDAVRRVLTDQYAADSVELYLADYGLTVLQPVSEPPHTLQPVSVHNSPAGRAFGAQEPYVETLSGDLVRAHLPVTVRGDRLGVLTVTLPGGGHADGCLGELAEIAEVLGHEVVVAERDTDVYLQARRRDRLTLAAEMQWQLLPGRSCARPEYELGAQLEPAYAIFGDNFDWSATADRLSLYVTNGMGEGIEASLLTNLAINALRNARRAGLPIADQAALADQAVYAHYRGRCYLSVLMLDIELATGRVRAVDAGSPHLLRLRRGAVERVPFDAQLPLGMFEETDYVAQEFGVEPGDRLVFVSDGVYGAASPGGETYGDSALVRAIQSTRLLRAAEVPRAVLRELSGHRGRPVPDDDALVVCLDWRGR; translated from the coding sequence GTGAACAGACTCGTGACCGCCGAGCGCGCCCTGCGCTCGGCGGCGCCCCATCAACTGCTGGACGCGGTCCGTCGCGTACTGACCGATCAGTACGCGGCGGACTCCGTCGAGCTGTACCTGGCCGACTACGGACTGACGGTGCTTCAGCCGGTGTCCGAGCCGCCGCACACCCTTCAGCCGGTGTCCGTGCACAACAGCCCGGCGGGCCGGGCCTTCGGCGCGCAGGAGCCGTACGTGGAGACCCTTTCGGGTGACCTCGTCCGGGCGCATCTGCCGGTCACCGTGCGCGGCGACCGCCTCGGCGTGCTGACGGTGACCCTGCCCGGCGGCGGGCACGCCGACGGCTGCCTCGGCGAACTGGCCGAGATCGCCGAGGTGCTCGGGCACGAGGTCGTGGTGGCCGAGCGGGACACCGACGTGTACCTCCAGGCCCGCCGCAGGGACCGGCTCACCCTGGCCGCCGAGATGCAGTGGCAGTTGCTGCCGGGCCGCTCCTGCGCCCGCCCCGAGTACGAGCTGGGCGCACAGCTGGAACCGGCGTACGCGATCTTCGGTGACAACTTCGACTGGTCCGCCACGGCCGACCGGCTCAGTCTCTACGTCACCAACGGCATGGGCGAGGGCATAGAGGCCTCCCTGCTGACGAACCTGGCGATCAACGCCCTGCGCAACGCACGCCGGGCCGGTCTCCCCATCGCCGACCAGGCGGCACTGGCCGACCAGGCGGTGTACGCCCACTACCGGGGCCGCTGCTACCTGTCCGTGCTCATGCTGGACATCGAGCTGGCCACCGGGCGGGTCCGGGCGGTGGACGCGGGTTCCCCGCATCTGCTGCGGTTGCGCCGGGGTGCGGTGGAGCGGGTGCCCTTCGACGCACAGCTGCCGCTCGGCATGTTCGAGGAGACGGACTACGTGGCCCAGGAGTTCGGGGTCGAGCCCGGTGACCGGCTGGTCTTCGTCAGCGACGGGGTGTACGGCGCCGCCTCCCCGGGCGGAGAGACGTACGGGGACTCCGCCCTGGTCCGGGCGATCCAGTCGACCCGGCTGCTCCGGGCCGCCGAGGTGCCCCGGGCCGTCCTGCGCGAACTGTCCGGCCACCGCGGCCGACCCGTCCCGGACGACGACGCCCTGGTGGTGTGCCTGGACTGGCGTGGGAGGTAG
- a CDS encoding DEAD/DEAH box helicase: protein MSITSTDHVVVPENEAADVAPEATFADLGLPEGVVRKLAQNGVTTPFPIQAATIPDALLGKDILGRGRTGSGKTLSFGLPTLATLAGGRTEKHKPRAVILTPTRELAMQVADALQPYGDVLGLKMKVVCGGTSMGNQIYALEKGVDVLVATPGRLRDIINRGACSLENVQIAVLDEADQMSDLGFLPEVTELLDQIPAGGQRMLFSATMENEIKTLVDRYLKDPVHHEVDAAQGAVTTMSHHILIVKPKDKAPVTAAIASRKGRTIIFVRTQLGADRVAEQLRDSGVKADALHGGMTQGARTRTLADFKDGYVNVLVATDVAARGIHVDGIDLVLNVDPAGDHKDYLHRAGRTARAGRTGTVVSLSLPHQRRQIFRLMEDAGVDATRHIIQGGAAFDPEVAEITGARSMTEVQAESVGNAAQQAEREVAQLTKELERAQRRANELREESDRLLARVARECGEEPQAAVSEASAEAPAGVEISVPEQRTAQDVEREERTEAPAPYERRERREERGGSGRDRYADRDRSFDRDRGGRSFERRDDRGGRSSERRDDRGGRSFERRDDRGGRSFERRDDRGGFNRDRDRDRDRGGRSFDRDRDRGGFRRDDRADQGDRGGRSFERRDDRGGRPFERRDDRGGRSFERRDDRGGRPFERRDDSGGRSFERRDDRGGFNRDRDRGGFRRDERGGHRGSDRPFNRDRRDDRPGYRAGGHERPYGRRDDHRGGGSVGRREDKPRWKRNS from the coding sequence ATGTCCATCACCAGTACTGATCACGTCGTCGTGCCCGAGAACGAGGCAGCCGACGTCGCCCCCGAGGCCACTTTCGCCGACCTCGGTCTCCCCGAGGGCGTCGTCCGCAAGCTCGCGCAGAACGGCGTGACCACCCCCTTCCCGATCCAGGCCGCGACCATCCCGGACGCCCTGCTCGGCAAGGACATCCTCGGCCGTGGCCGCACCGGCTCCGGCAAGACCCTCTCCTTCGGTCTGCCGACCCTGGCCACGCTCGCCGGCGGCCGGACCGAGAAGCACAAGCCGCGGGCCGTCATCCTCACGCCGACGCGTGAACTCGCCATGCAGGTCGCCGACGCGCTCCAGCCCTACGGCGACGTCCTCGGCCTCAAGATGAAGGTCGTCTGCGGCGGTACGTCCATGGGCAACCAGATCTACGCCCTGGAGAAGGGCGTCGACGTCCTGGTCGCCACCCCGGGCCGGCTGCGCGACATCATCAACCGCGGCGCCTGCTCGCTGGAGAACGTGCAGATCGCCGTCCTCGACGAGGCCGACCAGATGTCCGACCTGGGCTTCCTGCCCGAGGTGACGGAGCTGCTGGACCAGATCCCCGCGGGCGGTCAGCGGATGCTGTTCTCCGCGACCATGGAGAACGAGATCAAGACCCTCGTCGACCGGTACCTGAAGGACCCGGTCCACCACGAGGTGGACGCCGCCCAGGGCGCGGTGACGACCATGTCGCACCACATCCTCATCGTGAAGCCCAAGGACAAGGCGCCGGTCACCGCGGCCATCGCCTCCCGCAAGGGCCGCACGATCATCTTCGTCCGTACCCAGCTGGGCGCCGACCGCGTCGCCGAGCAGCTGCGCGACTCCGGTGTGAAGGCCGACGCGCTGCACGGCGGCATGACGCAGGGCGCGCGGACGCGGACCCTGGCCGACTTCAAGGACGGGTACGTCAACGTGCTCGTCGCGACCGACGTCGCGGCGCGCGGTATCCATGTCGACGGCATCGACCTGGTGCTGAACGTGGACCCGGCAGGCGACCACAAGGACTACCTGCACCGCGCGGGCCGTACGGCGCGAGCCGGCCGGACGGGCACGGTCGTGTCCCTGTCCCTGCCGCACCAGCGGCGCCAGATCTTCCGGCTGATGGAGGACGCGGGCGTCGACGCCACGCGCCACATCATCCAGGGCGGCGCGGCCTTCGACCCGGAGGTCGCCGAGATCACCGGTGCCCGGTCGATGACCGAGGTCCAGGCCGAGTCCGTGGGCAACGCCGCGCAGCAGGCCGAGCGCGAGGTCGCCCAGCTCACCAAGGAGCTGGAGCGGGCGCAGCGGCGTGCGAACGAGCTGCGTGAGGAGTCCGACCGGCTGCTCGCGCGGGTCGCCCGGGAGTGCGGTGAGGAGCCGCAGGCGGCGGTGTCCGAGGCCTCTGCGGAGGCTCCGGCCGGCGTCGAGATCTCGGTGCCTGAGCAGCGGACCGCGCAGGACGTCGAGCGCGAGGAGCGCACCGAGGCTCCCGCGCCGTACGAGCGGCGGGAGCGGCGCGAGGAGCGCGGCGGATCCGGCCGTGACCGGTACGCCGACCGGGACCGGTCCTTCGACCGGGACCGCGGTGGCCGTTCCTTCGAGCGTCGTGACGACCGTGGCGGGCGTTCGTCCGAGCGTCGTGACGACCGCGGTGGCCGGTCCTTCGAGCGTCGTGACGACCGCGGTGGCCGGTCCTTCGAGCGTCGTGACGACCGCGGTGGGTTCAACCGGGACCGTGACCGGGATCGTGACCGTGGTGGCCGTTCGTTCGACCGCGACCGTGACCGTGGCGGCTTCCGCCGGGACGACCGGGCCGACCAGGGTGACCGCGGCGGGCGTTCGTTCGAGCGTCGTGACGACCGCGGCGGGCGTCCCTTCGAGCGTCGTGACGACCGCGGTGGCCGGTCCTTCGAGCGTCGCGACGACCGCGGAGGGCGTCCCTTCGAGCGTCGTGACGACAGTGGTGGCCGTTCCTTCGAGCGTCGTGACGACCGTGGCGGGTTCAACCGCGACCGTGACCGCGGCGGCTTCCGCCGGGACGAGCGCGGTGGGCACCGCGGCAGCGACCGTCCCTTCAACCGCGACCGCCGGGACGACCGTCCGGGCTACCGTGCCGGCGGCCACGAGCGTCCCTACGGCCGTCGTGACGACCACCGTGGCGGCGGTTCCGTCGGCCGCCGCGAGGACAAGCCGCGCTGGAAGCGCAACAGCTGA
- a CDS encoding MarR family transcriptional regulator produces the protein MTVTSLRPRPEPAEVARVTSTAAELLEVLWGRASTAPASASQLRVLLILEHHEGINLRTLADSLASTPPSTSRLCDRLQAAGFVERVVSAADRREVRLHLSGRGRAFLADLRVRREQTLRAVLDQMPAAKRVALLQGLEAFCEAAAAQMHDDSDDSRASGDRTA, from the coding sequence GTGACTGTGACTTCCCTCCGACCCCGCCCTGAGCCAGCAGAGGTCGCCCGTGTGACCTCCACGGCCGCGGAGTTGCTGGAAGTCCTCTGGGGCCGGGCCTCCACGGCACCCGCCTCGGCCTCCCAGTTGCGTGTACTGCTCATCCTGGAGCACCACGAGGGCATCAACCTGCGCACCCTCGCCGACTCCCTCGCCTCCACCCCGCCCTCGACCAGCCGGCTGTGCGACCGGCTCCAGGCGGCCGGGTTCGTCGAGCGCGTGGTGAGCGCTGCGGACCGGCGCGAGGTACGGCTGCACCTCAGCGGCCGGGGCCGCGCCTTCCTGGCGGACCTGCGCGTGCGCCGGGAACAGACGCTGCGCGCGGTGCTCGACCAGATGCCCGCCGCCAAGCGGGTCGCGCTGCTGCAGGGGCTGGAGGCTTTCTGCGAGGCGGCCGCGGCCCAGATGCACGACGACTCCGACGACTCGCGCGCGTCCGGTGACCGGACTGCCTGA
- a CDS encoding metallopeptidase family protein has protein sequence MLEMTREEFEELVAEALDRIPPELTRLMDNVAVFVEDEPPSDDPELLGLYEGTPLTDRGEWYAGVLPDRITIYRNPTLRMCESREDVVAETEITVVHEIAHHFGIDDARLHALGYG, from the coding sequence GTGCTGGAGATGACGCGTGAGGAGTTCGAGGAGCTGGTCGCCGAGGCGCTCGACCGGATCCCGCCGGAGTTGACGCGACTGATGGACAACGTCGCGGTGTTCGTCGAGGACGAACCGCCGTCGGACGATCCCGAGCTGCTCGGGCTGTACGAGGGCACTCCGCTGACCGACCGGGGCGAGTGGTACGCCGGTGTGCTGCCGGACCGCATCACCATCTACCGGAACCCGACGCTGCGGATGTGCGAGTCGCGGGAGGACGTCGTCGCCGAGACGGAGATCACAGTGGTGCACGAGATCGCGCACCACTTCGGCATCGACGACGCGCGCCTTCACGCCCTGGGTTACGGCTGA
- a CDS encoding metallophosphoesterase family protein: MVRVPAVVRSVLNPIRKAPSALARRYRSRQAPATIALVPQPHPWSRAVGLVAVVLLGAWLGLLVVGNVRVPVGPMNTTMTLRPSFTGGTKINISPLGALQLDSHVAPVRLDVNVDQLDPERSQALVDHPERLSGLQDEVTEDVGRGTLDLAVRSSVAVVGGATALGLAVYRRPRRALAAGGLALTLLAASGGTAYATWRPDSVLEPKFSGLLTSAPSLVGNARSIVTEFDVYQKELARLVTNVTKLYDATSTLPAYAPDPSTIRVLHVSDIHLNPASWKIIASLVEQYKVDVIVDSGDTMDHGTAAENGFLDPIEDLGAPYVWVRGNHDSMITQRYMEGLKNVHVLDGGRAKTIEGLRFAGIGDPQFTPDRSKQPGNERSQELAGARLATALRDQRTAGTPVDIAIAHEPAAAREVDGEVPLVLAGHVHHDEMEVLKYGTRLRIEGSTGGSGLRAIEGKHPDPIEASILYFDRDTRHLQAWDEIELGGLGLTTAEVSRHLPEENQPGATQSPTTPATESPQESPTPSP; this comes from the coding sequence ATGGTCCGCGTCCCCGCTGTAGTCCGGAGTGTCCTGAACCCGATCCGCAAGGCCCCGAGCGCGCTCGCCCGGCGCTATCGCTCCCGCCAGGCCCCGGCCACGATCGCACTCGTACCCCAGCCGCACCCGTGGTCCCGGGCGGTGGGACTCGTGGCCGTCGTCCTCCTCGGCGCCTGGCTGGGCCTGCTGGTCGTGGGCAACGTCCGGGTCCCGGTCGGCCCCATGAACACCACCATGACTCTGCGGCCCTCCTTCACCGGCGGCACCAAGATCAACATTTCGCCCCTGGGCGCGCTCCAGCTGGACAGCCACGTCGCTCCCGTCCGCCTGGACGTGAACGTCGACCAGCTCGACCCGGAGCGCTCCCAGGCCCTGGTCGACCATCCCGAGCGGCTCTCCGGCCTCCAGGACGAGGTCACCGAGGACGTCGGACGCGGCACCCTCGACCTGGCCGTCCGCTCGAGCGTCGCCGTCGTCGGCGGCGCCACCGCGCTCGGCCTCGCGGTCTACCGCCGCCCCCGCCGTGCCCTAGCCGCCGGCGGCCTCGCCCTCACCCTCCTCGCCGCCTCGGGCGGCACGGCGTACGCCACCTGGCGCCCCGACTCCGTCCTGGAACCCAAGTTCTCCGGACTGCTCACCTCGGCTCCGTCCCTGGTCGGCAACGCGCGCAGCATCGTCACCGAATTCGACGTCTACCAGAAGGAATTGGCCCGCCTGGTCACCAACGTCACCAAGCTCTACGACGCCACCTCCACCCTCCCGGCCTATGCGCCCGACCCCTCCACCATCCGGGTGCTGCACGTCTCCGACATCCACCTGAACCCGGCGAGCTGGAAGATCATCGCCTCGCTGGTGGAGCAGTACAAGGTGGACGTGATCGTCGACTCGGGCGACACGATGGACCACGGCACAGCCGCCGAGAACGGCTTCCTGGACCCCATCGAGGACCTCGGGGCCCCCTACGTCTGGGTCCGCGGCAACCACGACTCCATGATCACCCAGCGCTACATGGAGGGCCTGAAGAACGTCCACGTCCTGGACGGCGGCCGGGCGAAGACGATCGAGGGCCTGCGCTTCGCGGGCATCGGCGACCCGCAGTTCACCCCGGACCGCTCGAAGCAGCCCGGCAACGAACGGTCCCAGGAGCTGGCCGGCGCCCGCCTGGCCACGGCCCTGCGCGACCAGCGCACGGCCGGCACCCCGGTGGACATCGCCATCGCCCACGAGCCCGCGGCGGCCCGAGAGGTCGACGGCGAAGTGCCGCTCGTGCTGGCCGGCCATGTGCACCACGACGAGATGGAAGTCCTGAAGTACGGCACCCGACTCCGCATCGAGGGCTCCACGGGCGGCAGCGGCCTGCGCGCCATCGAGGGCAAGCACCCGGACCCCATCGAAGCGTCGATCCTGTACTTCGACCGGGACACCCGCCATCTCCAGGCCTGGGACGAGATCGAACTGGGCGGCCTCGGCCTCACGACAGCCGAGGTCAGCCGCCACCTCCCGGAGGAGAACCAGCCCGGCGCGACCCAGTCCCCGACCACCCCCGCGACGGAGTCCCCGCAGGAGTCCCCGACGCCCTCCCCCTAA
- a CDS encoding cold-shock protein, whose protein sequence is MATGTVKWFNAEKGFGFIEQDGGGADVFAHYSNIAAQGFRELLEGQKVTFDIAQGQKGPTAENIVAA, encoded by the coding sequence ATGGCTACTGGTACCGTGAAGTGGTTCAACGCGGAAAAGGGCTTCGGCTTCATCGAGCAGGACGGTGGCGGCGCTGACGTGTTCGCCCACTACTCGAACATCGCCGCCCAGGGCTTCCGCGAGCTGCTCGAGGGCCAGAAGGTGACCTTCGACATCGCGCAGGGCCAGAAGGGCCCGACGGCCGAGAACATCGTTGCCGCCTGA
- a CDS encoding RNA polymerase sigma factor SigF, which yields MTATTRIGTTTDSGTDTGEELPQIAEPHKLAPQDARELTGQFLGRLAVLEEGTPEYQYARNTLIEMNMSLVRFAARRFRASGQAMEDVVQVGVIGLIKAIDRFEVSREIQFTSFAVPYIIGEIKRFFRDTSWAVHVPRRLQEARTELAKATEELSSRLGRAPKVAELAALMNLSEEEVVEAQVAANGYVSSSLDAAISGDSEETDTTLSEFIGEEDPALELVEDFHALAPLVAELDERQRLILHLRFVEERTQAEIGKQLGISQMHVSRLISRTVARLRSGMLATG from the coding sequence GTGACGGCGACAACGCGCATCGGTACGACGACGGATTCCGGCACCGACACCGGTGAGGAGCTGCCGCAGATCGCCGAACCGCACAAGCTCGCCCCGCAGGACGCGCGCGAGCTGACCGGACAGTTCCTCGGCCGGCTCGCCGTGCTGGAGGAGGGCACGCCCGAATACCAGTACGCGCGCAACACGCTCATCGAGATGAACATGTCGCTGGTGCGGTTCGCGGCCCGCCGGTTCCGCGCGAGCGGCCAGGCGATGGAGGACGTCGTCCAGGTCGGTGTGATCGGGCTGATCAAGGCCATCGACCGGTTCGAGGTCTCCCGCGAGATCCAGTTCACCAGCTTCGCGGTGCCCTACATCATCGGCGAGATCAAGCGGTTCTTCCGCGACACGTCCTGGGCCGTGCACGTCCCGCGCCGCCTTCAGGAGGCCCGTACGGAACTCGCCAAGGCCACCGAGGAACTGTCCTCCCGCCTCGGCCGCGCACCGAAGGTCGCGGAGCTGGCGGCGCTGATGAACCTCTCGGAGGAGGAGGTCGTCGAGGCCCAGGTCGCGGCGAACGGCTACGTTTCCTCGTCCCTGGACGCCGCGATCAGCGGCGACTCGGAGGAAACCGACACCACGCTCTCCGAGTTCATCGGCGAGGAGGACCCGGCGCTCGAACTCGTCGAGGACTTCCACGCGCTGGCCCCCCTGGTCGCCGAACTCGACGAGCGCCAGCGCCTCATCCTCCACCTCCGCTTCGTCGAGGAACGCACCCAGGCGGAGATCGGCAAGCAGCTCGGCATCTCCCAGATGCATGTCTCCCGGCTGATCTCCCGGACGGTGGCCCGCCTGCGGTCGGGGATGCTGGCGACGGGCTAG
- a CDS encoding DEAD/DEAH box helicase: protein MNRTRTNDRFPRTRNGSADSGKGGSRFGSSAPRRSGGPSRSGGYGRRPAAIQGEFALPKTITPALPAVEAFADLDMPAELLAALGSQGVSEPFPIQAATLPNSLVGRDVLGRGRTGSGKTLAFGLALLARTAGQRAEARQPLGLILVPTRELAQQVTDALTPYARSLKLRLATVVGGMSIGRQASALRGGAEIVVATPGRLKDLIDRGDCRLNQVSITVLDEADQMADMGFMPQVTALLDQVRPEGQRMLFSATLDRNVDLLVRRYLTDPVVHSVDPSAGAVTTMEHHVLHVHGADKHTATTEIAARDGRVIMFLDTKHAVDRLTEHLLNSGVRAAALHGGKSQPQRTRTLAQFKTGHVNVLVATNVAARGIHVDNLDLVVNVDPPTDHKDYLHRGGRTARAGESGSVVTLVTPNQRRDMTRLMAAAGIVPQTTQVRAGEEALQRITGAQAPSGIPVVIKAPVVERPKKRSATSRGRRSPASAARRASGRQNTVGAVA from the coding sequence ATGAACCGCACACGCACGAACGACCGCTTCCCCCGCACCCGTAACGGCAGTGCCGACTCCGGAAAGGGTGGCAGCCGATTCGGCTCGTCGGCCCCGCGCCGGTCCGGCGGGCCGAGCCGCTCCGGTGGTTACGGCCGCCGACCCGCCGCGATCCAGGGGGAGTTCGCCCTCCCCAAGACGATCACCCCCGCGCTTCCCGCCGTGGAGGCCTTCGCCGATCTCGACATGCCCGCGGAGCTGCTGGCCGCGCTCGGCTCGCAAGGTGTGAGCGAACCGTTCCCGATCCAGGCCGCGACCCTGCCGAACTCCCTTGTGGGCCGGGACGTCCTGGGCCGTGGCCGCACCGGGTCGGGCAAGACTCTCGCCTTCGGGCTGGCGCTGCTGGCCCGTACGGCGGGGCAGCGCGCCGAGGCCAGGCAGCCGCTGGGGCTGATCCTCGTACCGACGCGTGAGCTGGCGCAGCAGGTCACCGACGCGCTCACCCCGTACGCCCGTTCCCTGAAGCTGCGGCTGGCCACGGTGGTGGGCGGGATGTCGATCGGCAGGCAGGCGAGCGCGCTGCGCGGCGGTGCGGAGATCGTCGTCGCCACACCGGGACGCCTCAAGGACCTCATCGACCGCGGCGACTGCCGGCTGAACCAGGTCTCCATCACCGTCCTCGACGAGGCCGACCAGATGGCCGACATGGGCTTCATGCCGCAGGTCACCGCCCTGCTCGACCAGGTCCGCCCCGAGGGCCAGCGCATGCTGTTCTCCGCCACCCTCGACCGCAACGTCGACCTGCTCGTGCGCCGCTATCTGACGGACCCGGTGGTTCACTCCGTCGACCCCTCGGCCGGCGCGGTCACGACGATGGAGCACCACGTGCTGCACGTCCACGGAGCCGACAAGCACACTGCCACCACCGAGATCGCCGCACGCGACGGCCGGGTGATCATGTTCCTCGACACCAAGCACGCCGTCGACCGCCTCACCGAGCATCTCCTGAACAGCGGGGTACGGGCCGCCGCCCTGCACGGCGGGAAGTCGCAGCCGCAGCGCACCCGCACGCTGGCGCAGTTCAAGACCGGGCACGTCAACGTGCTGGTGGCGACCAATGTCGCGGCGCGCGGCATCCACGTCGACAACCTGGACCTCGTCGTCAACGTCGACCCGCCGACCGACCACAAGGACTACCTCCACCGCGGCGGCAGGACCGCCCGCGCGGGCGAGTCCGGCAGTGTCGTCACCCTGGTCACCCCGAACCAGCGCCGCGACATGACCCGCCTCATGGCAGCGGCCGGCATCGTCCCGCAGACCACCCAGGTCCGCGCCGGCGAAGAGGCTCTGCAGCGCATCACCGGTGCCCAGGCCCCCTCCGGCATCCCGGTCGTCATCAAGGCACCGGTGGTCGAACGACCCAAGAAGCGCAGCGCCACGTCACGCGGGCGGCGCAGCCCCGCTTCGGCGGCCCGTCGCGCTTCCGGACGGCAGAACACGGTCGGCGCGGTGGCTTAG